GGAATGATGAAGCAGCTTCATGAAGTCACCAATAATACCATCAGTGGGGAGGCCACAAATCTTGCTGTGTTGGTCCAGGTCTATTCTGTTCAGGGACCACCTGTCTTCCCCCTGTCCACCAGATGAGAGGGAGAGGGCTTGCAGAGAAATGTGTGCAGGTTAACACCCCTCtctttgggaaggaaagctgggAAGCCTTCCTAGGTAGATGGTATTAAACATGTCATCACCTTCTTGTTTCTTCTCTCACTTTCTGGCTTGTTCCAGAACCCTTTGTACCAACAAGTGCTATTTTGAAACTATTTTGTGGCCAACAAATGTCTTTAACAGAATATGTTCTCTTTTTGCAGGATAGAGAACTGCGTCCGGAAGAAATTGAAGGTAAAATTTGTTGTTCCTTCTTTGTCCTCTTTCTCCCTGCCCAGTGAAAATCTTTTGGCTGGCCCTTTCATGGTGGCCCCCATGGGTTAAAATTATTTGGGGCAAATCAAGGGAAATGATTACTGGAATAATCCCAGTAACAGAAATAATGTATAAAACTGAAAGAGTTCTGACTGTAAGGAATTTGCATCCATTCCATATTCTTCAGGGTGAGAGGATAAGTAAGTAATGGGATATTGGCTGTTAGGGAACTGCTGTCcctccagctcccacagaaaGTGTTGTGGGGCATGATACTATAATATGGCTCCAAGGAAGCTGGTTTACCTGCTAATCCCTACAGTGAGGGGTGTATAATAGACTGCAGAGGTAAATGTTGGAAAAACTTACTAGTTGCAGTTTCTTTAGGAAGCACAGTTCAGCAATGAAATGTTTGTGACACTCGTAGTccaagcaagctttcctgccaGGAATgggccagcagcactgctgacagAAGAGCTTAACTTTGCTGCAGTCATTGCCTCATGTAGGGAGATCTGGTGGGAAAATACTGAGTATCTTAGAGAGTCTGCCTTCATAAAGTGCAGTTTATTCTGGGGAGTTTTCTTGGAAAAGGTATTTCAAGCTGTCACTGACAATATTGTTCTTCCTTTCCTGCAGAATTAAGAGAAGCCTTTAAGGAGTTTGATAAAGACAAGGATGGGTTTATTAACTGCAGGGACCTGGGCAACTGCATGCGGACCATGGGCTACATGCCCACTGAGATGGAGCTAATAGAGCTATCCCAGCAGATCAACATGAACTGTGAGTAACACACACCCAGCTGTACCTGCCTgttgctgctgtgccctgcatcATTGCCTCAGGCTTTCTTGGTCTCTGGCTGCCTCTTTTCCTTTGgagtttttccctctcttctttgGTTCTGATTTTCACTTCTTATCATCTCTCCTGTTTGTTTGTGGTACCTAAAGTCAATGCCTTTGTTTTTGCTTATCAAAGGGGCTGTGTGGACTGTACTGTATATGGGAACAGTGAGTGGAAGTTGTCCTTCATGCTTATGTTGTCAGGTGTAAAACTGCCCTTAGTGTGTGCAGTCAGGCACCGGTGCACAGGTCCTGTGTGTTGTCACATTGAAGCTGTTGTCAGATGGTGTCTGACTGAAGAGCAAGCCTGGGAAGATGGGGATGCTTCATTTAGATGGGTGATGGATGGGCTGTTGGtgtgtggtggttttttgtgtATCTGTTGTGTGCCTGGGGATGGGCTGTGAGcgagctgtgctggcagcgtCAGATGGGAGCATCTGCTGCAGTCATGGAAAGATGTGACAAATGCATCTGATTCACTGTAACTGTGTTTGTGACCCTTGTCTTTCACCATTGTTTTTGTCAGCTCTCatctgtggcagtgcagggtaTCACCCTCAGCCAGGTGGGAAGAGGCATATTTAGTGCATGTTATTTCTGACACAGGATTATGTTAAAAGGACAAAGTACTTGGTCAAGGGAAGGAGAACAGCTGTGACATATGCAACCAGTCACACACAAAAGCAGCTGATAACCTGGCACACAAGTGCTTGGGAATTTGAGAGTGTTGCTGACAGCTCTCAGGGCACTAACAAGTCAAAGAACTAATACAATGAATAAACAGTTGGACATACATTAGCTGCTGTAATGGAGCAGGACTGCACcagtgctgcagggcagtgcccaggctctgcagggatgtCGTGCTGTGCCCTTGCTGTGCCCtttggcacaggcacagcagagtgTTGCTGTAAGCACTAGAACGATCAAGCCTCTGATACATACTGTGTGATGCAATAAGGGTGTGACAGTCCATGGCAGCCTAGGATGGAATAACTTGGGCTCATTCTGCCCAGCCCATAATCCAGAAAATACAGGGTAAAACTACCTCTCCTTTTACTTCCACTGTCCCACACCTTCTGTGCTTTGCTTCCTGGAGGGCCAAGCGCTCTCTGGGGCACACAGAAATGCAAAGTGAGTGCTGGTCTTGGCTAACTTATGGAGTTCTTACACACAATCTTTCATTTTGTCCCAAGTGGGTGGCCATGTGGATTTTGAAGATTTTGTTGAGCTGATGGGACCAAAACTTCTAGCAGAGACTGCAGACATGATTGGTGTAAAAGAACTCCGTGATGCCTTCAGAGAGGTGAGTGATCCTTTCCGCGTGCTCCCAGAGAggtgagcaacacaagacaggaTAGAGAGAAGACTcactggagaagagaagagaagaggaggaggagagagcagCACAGTGGAAGATCTAGAAAGAGCCCAGTCAGGCATGGAATAAAGGAAGAGCAGAGAACATTGCTAAGATAAGGGAACTCTTGaggcaaggaaaagaaaggctGGTGCAGACAGAGCATTTGCAAGGGttttctgaggaggaaagacagaCTGGAtccaaaagaggaaaaggagagacaTGGAAGGAATGGAGAAAATACAGAGCGCTTAGGAGCAAGGCAGTACAAAAACCAGTCCAGAGCAAGATCTGTTTCCATTAATTGTATTTCCCCTGCTGGTCTTTTTCATGTACTTGCAGTTTGACACCAATGGAGATGGGGAGATCAGCACCAGTGAGCTGCGAGAAGCCATGAAGAAACTGCTAGGGCAGCAGGTGGGTCACCGGGATATTGAAGAGATCATCCGGGACGTGGATCTGAACGGAGATGGGCGTGTTGATTTTGAAGGTGAGAAGGGATCAATGCTCGCTGTCCATCTCCCCTGGAGTGAATCAGAGTCTCAGATCAGAAGCTGAAGTGGAAGACTTGCATGCTCAGGGCCCATGGTTCTGAAGTATGGAGaaaaaataacttcattttcTCAGTCAGATGAATTGTTCATTTGTGTATCATTTCTTGCTGCATCTCAGTTGCCATTGGGTCTCCATAATTCTAGCATGGTAAGAGATAGAATCTGTTATACAGAAACAGATCCTGGTGCACACATGCTGTGCCTGCCATTGTTTTACGGggcattttcctttttttaaatctattgCGAGAGCTGTGGGGTGGCTGAATTGCTTTGGAGAATGCATTGCATCTTTCATTTCCTCTGGCTCACCTTTGTTATATGCCTTTATAGAGAATTTGTTTCTGGACCTTTATGCCAGAAGATGGTCATGTGCCAGCTGTGCTCACTTATACTGCAGATATCTGATCCCTAGGTGTCATGTTAAATCCTAGAGataattaatttcttctcaCAATTTTCATGCCAGAAGGACTTTGAAAAATAAGAGTGGTTAGGCTTCTATCCTAGCCATTAGCTGTGGCAGGAGCAATATTAATAGAGCCTAGGGTTTCTGGCAAGGAAGCAGTTGATATCAGACAGCTAAGAAGATATAAGAGCTGGAAGGGTGTGAGAGTGTGGCAGGCTGCTTTTTTCCCTGGTAGAAATCCAGATGTCCCTTTACAGTAAGGGTGAAGTACTTGAACTATGAAATTAAAGTAAAATTGACATAATCTTTTTGGCTCAGTGTATTCCTGGGTCTCCTACATTACAAGGCATCTCAGTCCTCAGGATTACTGGAGCCTCTGAGggctttgaaaatattagaatACCACCAGTATCTTCCTAGAAAGTATCTGGTAGCTGCAGTTGTTCTAATGCACTGGCTGATTATATGACAGAAGCTCTCCTTGTTTCCCACAGCTAAATTATGTTAGCTAAAATACATGAAATGCTATCCCAGTATCAATTTCTCTGTGAGTTAGCACTTTAGTTGTCAAAGGACACCTCTATCAATGGAAAAGGAGAAGTCAAGGGGGTAATTTCCACTGCCCTCTTCTT
This portion of the Agelaius phoeniceus isolate bAgePho1 chromosome 18, bAgePho1.hap1, whole genome shotgun sequence genome encodes:
- the CABP1 gene encoding calcium-binding protein 1 isoform X4 gives rise to the protein MGNCVKSPLRNLSKKDRELRPEEIEELREAFKEFDKDKDGFINCRDLGNCMRTMGYMPTEMELIELSQQINMNLGGHVDFEDFVELMGPKLLAETADMIGVKELRDAFREFDTNGDGEISTSELREAMKKLLGQQVGHRDIEEIIRDVDLNGDGRVDFEEFVRMMSR
- the CABP1 gene encoding calcium-binding protein 1 isoform X3, with amino-acid sequence MGNCVKSPLRNLSKKIRHDEKTSYKAVQTSEEGSSAGEYQGPLMVLAQNCAVMHNLLGPACIFLRKGFAENRQPDRELRPEEIEELREAFKEFDKDKDGFINCRDLGNCMRTMGYMPTEMELIELSQQINMNLGGHVDFEDFVELMGPKLLAETADMIGVKELRDAFREFDTNGDGEISTSELREAMKKLLGQQVGHRDIEEIIRDVDLNGDGRVDFEEFVRMMSR